The sequence TCGCCGTCGGCAACCACGACACCCAGGCCGCCGGCCCGGACGGGGAACTGCGGAGTCCGGCCGGGCAGCTGCTGCGGGACACCACCGTGTTCAACCGGTACTTCACCGCCGGGCGCTTCGGTGCGGTGCGGGGTCGGTTCGAGCCCGGCAAGGTGGACAACGCCTACGCCACCTACACCGCCGGCGCGGTGCGCTGGCTGGTGCTGACCCTGGAGCTGTGGCCCCGCCGGGCGGCCGTCGCCTGGGCGCAGGGTGTGGTCGCCGCCCACCCTGGGCACAACGTGGTCGTCGTCACCCACCACTACCTGGAGAGCGACGCCACCATCGGTCAGGCCGCCGGCTACGGTTCCACCAGCCCGCAGTACCTCTTCGACAATCTGGTCGGGCGTTATCCCAACATCCGGTTCGTCTTCTCCGGACACACCGGCACCGCGGCGTCCCGGGTGGACACCGGCGTGCACGGCAACCGGATCCACTCCTTCCTGCAGACCTTCCACTCGCCCCGGACCAACCCGGTCCGGCTGGTCGAGATCGACACGACTGCGGACTCGCTGCGCACCTGGATCTACGCCCCGTACACCGACGAGAACTTCCCGGCGCACGACCGGACGTACACCGGGCTCGGCCTGGTGCGCTGACCAGTCACGGACCGACGCGGTGGCGTCCGACGGCCTGTCTCGAAACTATCCCACAACCGTCTCGTTATCGTCGACCGATTCGAGGTGGCGGTAGACCGTCGCCCGTGACACACCGAACTCGGCGGCGATCTCATCGGCCGAGTGGGTGCCCGCCAGGTGCATCCGGCGGGCGACCTGGACCTGTTCGGGGCTCATCGACCGCGGTCGCCCCGGCCGTCGTCGGCCCACCCGCGCCGCCACCGGCCGCGCGGGTGCCAGCACCGGTGCCGCCCCGCCATCGGTGCCCGGCTCGCCGTGGATGCCCGGTTCGCGGTCGCCACCTGTCTCCCGGTCGCCACCGGTCCTGGCGTTGCCGCCGGTCGCGCCGTCGGCAGCCGTCTCGCGGTCGGCGGACGCCGGGCGGCCCAGCAGGCGACGGACGCCGTCGAGCATGTCCGCCCGCAGCACCTGCGCGGGCACGTCGATCAGGAAGACCACCGGGTCGCTGCACATGGCGATCGCCTGCACGGCGCGGACCCGTTCCCGGCGGCCGGCGGCCGGGCCGGCGACGATCTCGTTGGCCCGCATCGCGATCCGCATCAACCGGTGGTAGGTGCTGCCCCGTTCGACCAGGGCCAGGTCGTGGAAGAGCATGCCGAGCGGGCCGCGGTGCGCGAGCATGGTGTCCACCCAGCCCTCCAGCAGGGTCCACCTCGCCCGTCGCGGCGGCACTTCCGCGGCACCGTCCAGCAGCGCCTCCAAATCGCGCAGCAGGGGCTCGGCCAGCGCGGTGAGCAGGTGCGCCTTGCTGGGAAAGTGGTAGAGGATGGCGGCCTTGGTCAGCCGTAGCCGCTCGGCGATCTGGCGCAGTGAGGTGCGCTGGTAGCCGTGCTCGGCGAAGAGGTCGAGCGCGGCGCGCAGGATCCGGCTGCGGGTGTCGTCGGCCTCCGCCCAGCTCATGACGCCCAGCCTAGCCGCTGCTGACCGCCGGACGGGGGCTGCTGCACCGACTCCTTACCATCGGTCAGTACAGTGACCCGGTAGGCACCGTACGGCGGGAGGCATCCATGTCCGTGATCTCCATCGAGAAACTCGTCAAGACCTTCGGCGGCGTACGCGCGCTGGACGGGCTCGACCTTCGGGTGGAGCAGGGGGAGGTGCACGGCTTCCTCGGACCCAACGGCTCCGGCAAGTCCACCACCATCCGGATCCTGCTCGGCCTGCTGCGTCGCGACTCCGGTCAGGTGCGGCTCCTCGGCGGCGATCCCTGGCGCGACGCGGTCGCGCTGCATCGGCGGTTGGCGTACGTGCCGGGCGACGTCAACCTCTGGCCCAACCTCTCCGGCGGCGAGGCG is a genomic window of Micromonospora tarapacensis containing:
- a CDS encoding helix-turn-helix domain-containing protein; this encodes MLAHRGPLGMLFHDLALVERGSTYHRLMRIAMRANEIVAGPAAGRRERVRAVQAIAMCSDPVVFLIDVPAQVLRADMLDGVRRLLGRPASADRETAADGATGGNARTGGDRETGGDREPGIHGEPGTDGGAAPVLAPARPVAARVGRRRPGRPRSMSPEQVQVARRMHLAGTHSADEIAAEFGVSRATVYRHLESVDDNETVVG